In a single window of the Pontibacter russatus genome:
- a CDS encoding Kelch repeat-containing protein, producing the protein MRNIYKRMRLFASLFFLLAVCVLTSCDSDPEVDLTTLWTPKADFEGVARTGAVVFTIDGKAYAGTGFDGENRLSDFWQYNAADDTWTRLADFPGAGRSGAVGFAANGKGYIGTGYDGTQNLKDFWEYDPATDIWTQIADFPGSARYGAVALSLEGKGYIGAGFDGEYLKDFWQYDPATGAWAAKPDFSGAKRVNGYAFAVNGKGYVGGGRNNGILEADIMEYNPATESWRNLRSLTSVDRDGEPGEDFPMPRAYAAVFVLSNKAYIAGGSLTAAPANTAPQSDVWEFDPAADTWRLVDESSRAASRESGIGFTVGDLGYIGLGRSVSTWHDDVWQFDVATSGN; encoded by the coding sequence ATGAGAAATATATATAAGCGCATGCGCCTGTTTGCGAGTCTGTTTTTCCTGTTGGCGGTGTGCGTGCTTACCTCGTGCGACAGCGACCCTGAAGTGGATCTAACCACGCTCTGGACACCGAAAGCTGACTTTGAAGGCGTGGCGCGTACCGGGGCCGTCGTGTTTACCATCGACGGAAAGGCATATGCAGGCACCGGCTTCGACGGCGAAAACCGCCTCAGCGACTTCTGGCAGTACAATGCAGCAGACGACACCTGGACCAGGCTGGCCGATTTCCCCGGCGCGGGCCGAAGCGGCGCTGTCGGCTTTGCCGCGAATGGCAAAGGCTATATAGGCACCGGCTACGACGGCACCCAAAACCTGAAAGACTTCTGGGAGTATGACCCGGCTACAGATATCTGGACGCAGATAGCAGATTTCCCTGGGTCGGCGCGCTACGGTGCCGTGGCCCTGTCGCTGGAGGGCAAAGGCTATATAGGCGCAGGCTTCGACGGGGAGTACCTGAAAGACTTCTGGCAGTATGACCCTGCCACGGGCGCCTGGGCTGCGAAGCCTGATTTCTCTGGTGCCAAGCGTGTGAACGGGTATGCCTTTGCGGTAAATGGCAAAGGCTACGTGGGCGGCGGCCGCAACAACGGTATATTAGAGGCTGACATTATGGAGTACAACCCCGCCACCGAATCGTGGAGAAACCTGAGAAGCCTGACGAGCGTTGACCGTGACGGCGAACCGGGCGAGGACTTCCCCATGCCGCGGGCTTACGCCGCTGTATTCGTGCTGAGCAACAAAGCCTATATAGCAGGAGGCTCCCTGACAGCGGCTCCGGCTAACACGGCCCCGCAAAGCGATGTGTGGGAATTCGACCCGGCCGCCGATACCTGGCGTTTGGTGGATGAGTCGAGCCGCGCCGCCAGCAGAGAGAGCGGGATTGGTTTCACCGTCGGCGATTTAGGGTACATTGGCCTGGGCCGCAGCGTCTCAACATGGCACGACGATGTATGGCAGTTCGACGTTGCCACAAGCGGCAACTGA
- a CDS encoding DUF5615 family PIN-like protein: MRLLANENFPKASVMALREKGYNVLSIGEDNPSIRDHEVIDIAIKEGRLILTFDRDYGELVFKKGLKPPKGIIYLRTDTFAPEEPAEIVEKLVKSQKFDFDRHLTVVDNNFVRQRKY; encoded by the coding sequence ATGAGATTGCTGGCGAATGAAAACTTTCCTAAAGCCTCCGTGATGGCTTTAAGAGAGAAAGGCTATAATGTGTTGTCGATTGGGGAAGACAATCCAAGCATCCGGGACCATGAAGTAATTGATATAGCCATAAAAGAAGGACGGCTCATATTAACCTTTGACCGAGACTATGGAGAATTAGTTTTCAAAAAAGGATTAAAACCACCTAAAGGAATCATCTATTTGCGAACAGACACCTTTGCTCCTGAAGAACCGGCTGAAATAGTCGAAAAATTGGTAAAATCTCAAAAGTTTGATTTCGACAGACATTTAACCGTCGTTGACAATAATTTTGTAAGACAACGGAAATACTGA
- a CDS encoding nuclear transport factor 2 family protein encodes MKHKIYPAVALLFLAWGCSDNASTAVQDTPDAQKTAISQDAPAAAISEDRTQEVLDHHWEAFSQNDMEAVMADYTEESVLITPDRTYKGMEEIRTNFENAFKAFPKDQTTFQLDKSVVEGDVAYILWQAKTPAFNLSYATDTFIIRDGKIISQTYAGVSDAAQE; translated from the coding sequence ATGAAGCACAAAATCTATCCCGCAGTAGCGCTCCTCTTTCTGGCGTGGGGCTGTTCAGACAATGCCTCCACCGCCGTGCAGGACACACCGGATGCCCAGAAAACAGCCATCAGCCAGGATGCACCTGCTGCCGCCATAAGCGAAGACAGGACACAGGAAGTGTTGGACCACCATTGGGAGGCTTTCAGTCAGAACGACATGGAAGCCGTGATGGCGGACTATACCGAGGAATCCGTGTTGATAACGCCGGATAGAACCTACAAGGGGATGGAGGAGATACGAACTAACTTTGAAAATGCGTTCAAGGCCTTCCCAAAGGACCAGACTACCTTCCAGTTAGATAAATCGGTGGTAGAGGGGGATGTGGCCTATATCCTCTGGCAGGCGAAAACGCCCGCTTTCAACCTCTCCTACGCCACCGACACCTTCATCATCAGAGACGGCAAAATCATCAGCCAGACCTATGCCGGGGTTTCCGACGCGGCGCAGGAGTAG
- a CDS encoding YncE family protein, with translation MKRSTPFRSFYIAALLLTGSLGFTGCDSDEEKVNPVADTEVRGPYDQQGVFILNEGNYGTPNGSISFLSDSAGHEVVNNITQKANDDRLLGDVVMDMDIVGDRAYIVANNSDKLEVVNAYTMETEGVVGLKQPRHFTAATPDKAYVSEWVTFGQPGQVSVIDLKSLQVVKTIAVGPQPEELLVVEGKLYVAISGGDKITVINTGTDAVETDIQVSDGPAELEVGIKNRLWVLAKGKTVYNADWSVNYDETTPGALVSVNTANNAVVNTLPFGSNQHTPDNLAITSDGGKLYYNYQGATYAHNPSLNSLAASPFIGRNFYGLGVDPDNGYLYGSDTNGFSGEGTVYIYQPDGTQVSEFKAGIGPSGFVFN, from the coding sequence ATGAAAAGAAGTACCCCATTCCGCAGCTTCTATATAGCTGCCCTGCTGCTGACCGGTTCCCTGGGCTTCACGGGCTGCGACAGCGACGAGGAAAAAGTAAACCCGGTTGCCGACACCGAAGTGCGCGGCCCCTACGACCAGCAGGGTGTTTTTATATTGAACGAGGGCAACTACGGTACCCCCAACGGCTCCATCTCTTTCCTGAGCGACAGCGCCGGGCACGAGGTGGTGAACAACATCACCCAGAAAGCAAACGATGACCGCCTGCTGGGCGATGTGGTGATGGATATGGATATAGTAGGCGATCGCGCCTATATCGTGGCCAACAACAGCGACAAACTGGAGGTGGTGAACGCCTATACCATGGAAACAGAGGGCGTAGTGGGCTTAAAGCAGCCACGCCACTTCACGGCGGCCACCCCCGACAAAGCCTACGTGTCGGAGTGGGTCACCTTCGGGCAGCCGGGGCAAGTGTCCGTGATTGACCTGAAATCGCTGCAGGTGGTGAAGACCATCGCGGTGGGGCCGCAGCCGGAGGAGTTGCTGGTGGTGGAAGGAAAGCTGTACGTCGCCATCAGCGGCGGCGATAAAATCACCGTGATCAACACAGGCACCGATGCCGTGGAAACAGACATCCAGGTAAGCGACGGGCCGGCAGAGCTGGAAGTGGGCATCAAGAACAGGCTCTGGGTGCTGGCGAAGGGAAAAACGGTATACAACGCGGACTGGAGCGTGAACTACGACGAAACGACGCCCGGCGCGCTGGTGTCCGTCAACACAGCCAACAATGCCGTGGTGAACACCCTCCCCTTTGGCAGCAACCAGCATACCCCCGATAACCTGGCGATTACGAGTGACGGCGGCAAGCTGTACTATAACTACCAGGGCGCCACGTACGCGCACAACCCGAGCCTGAACAGCCTTGCCGCTTCGCCCTTCATCGGCCGCAACTTCTATGGCCTGGGCGTGGACCCGGACAACGGCTACCTGTATGGCAGCGACACCAACGGTTTTTCCGGTGAGGGCACAGTTTATATATACCAGCCTGACGGCACGCAGGTCAGCGAGTTCAAGGCAGGAATCGGGCCGAGCGGCTTCGTGTTCAACTAA
- a CDS encoding DUF4270 family protein, with translation MQFSRIKTLLHHKVTLFLCCCVALVSCEDPNELGLGLVDDNIAGKYTDTLTVNVSTVYLDSLATSATGNMLAGQYTDPHSGTVLASTFFQVGLGSGTWTVAADATFDSLTLLLPYSGYSYGDTTQAVTYNIHQLAETITPRKLSPYFFNEEPYSVLYADNALYNTSATDTVPEALSSFTIVPRPATKDTLEIALSDELGQEWLSLKKAGDTNLTDATNFLSYFPGLKIKGTGGNAVLGFPVGATKVRLYYTETVNGTATAQTRDFAIVNPNLQYNQFLTNLEDSELAALVQGGEPQPASQTGGVSVSQSGSGLMVRIEVPHLASLKGQVPPDLINRAVLVVEPLSNTAQYPYPAPLEMGLYSTNSSNVPLAPLMAGTEVLKAKYEAPDQQNPSGRYDFNLTPYLVELLKQEDVPALTLLLAPPVSPYRQGVNRLVVDGQQSIKLKIYYTTIK, from the coding sequence ATGCAATTTTCAAGAATCAAAACGCTACTGCACCATAAAGTTACCTTGTTCCTTTGCTGCTGCGTGGCCCTTGTCTCCTGCGAAGACCCGAACGAACTGGGCCTGGGACTGGTGGACGACAACATCGCCGGGAAGTACACCGACACGCTCACCGTAAACGTGTCGACGGTATACCTCGACTCCCTCGCGACCTCGGCCACCGGCAACATGCTGGCAGGGCAATACACTGACCCACACAGCGGCACCGTTCTGGCCAGCACTTTTTTCCAGGTGGGGCTGGGCAGCGGCACCTGGACCGTGGCCGCAGACGCCACCTTCGACTCCCTGACGCTGCTGCTGCCTTACTCCGGCTACAGCTACGGCGACACCACCCAGGCTGTGACATACAACATACACCAGCTTGCCGAAACCATCACCCCCCGCAAACTGTCGCCTTACTTCTTTAACGAGGAGCCTTATTCTGTGCTGTATGCCGACAATGCGCTCTACAACACAAGCGCCACCGACACCGTGCCGGAGGCGCTGAGTTCCTTCACTATTGTGCCGAGGCCAGCAACCAAAGACACCCTGGAAATAGCGCTGTCCGATGAACTGGGGCAGGAGTGGCTTAGCCTGAAAAAAGCAGGCGATACGAACCTGACAGACGCCACCAACTTCCTGAGCTACTTCCCCGGCCTGAAGATTAAGGGCACCGGCGGGAACGCCGTGCTGGGTTTTCCGGTGGGCGCTACCAAAGTGCGGCTTTATTATACTGAGACCGTAAACGGCACCGCCACAGCCCAGACAAGAGACTTCGCAATCGTGAACCCGAACCTGCAGTACAACCAGTTCCTGACCAACCTCGAAGACTCCGAACTGGCGGCCCTGGTGCAGGGCGGCGAGCCGCAGCCAGCCAGCCAGACAGGCGGCGTGAGCGTGTCACAAAGTGGCTCGGGGCTGATGGTCAGGATAGAGGTGCCGCACCTGGCCAGCCTGAAGGGGCAGGTGCCGCCGGACCTCATCAACAGGGCGGTGCTGGTGGTGGAGCCGCTGAGCAACACGGCGCAATACCCGTACCCCGCACCGCTGGAGATGGGCCTGTACAGCACCAATAGCTCTAATGTGCCGCTTGCCCCGCTTATGGCTGGTACGGAAGTGCTGAAAGCAAAATATGAGGCTCCGGACCAGCAAAACCCGAGCGGCCGCTACGACTTTAACCTGACCCCCTACCTTGTAGAACTGCTGAAGCAGGAGGATGTGCCTGCCCTGACGCTCTTGCTGGCGCCTCCCGTTTCGCCGTACAGGCAGGGGGTAAACAGGCTCGTGGTAGACGGGCAGCAGAGCATCAAGTTGAAAATTTACTACACGACCATTAAATAA
- a CDS encoding DUF433 domain-containing protein, producing the protein MNWQEYIIEDEDILVGKPTIKGTRISVEFIVGLLAQGWSEQQILENYPRLNKEHLKAIFSYVQDCFRDGLMYKRTYTD; encoded by the coding sequence ATGAACTGGCAAGAATATATAATAGAAGACGAGGATATTCTAGTTGGTAAGCCAACTATCAAAGGCACTAGAATATCGGTAGAGTTTATAGTCGGACTTTTAGCCCAAGGTTGGTCAGAACAACAAATACTTGAAAATTATCCCCGATTAAACAAGGAACACCTTAAAGCGATATTCTCATATGTTCAGGATTGCTTTCGGGACGGATTAATGTATAAAAGAACCTATACTGATTAA
- a CDS encoding SMP-30/gluconolactonase/LRE family protein, with product MKHHHKIVTCLSAALLLLWPALVSAQIVDKESIVAKGAKVELLGDGYKFTEGPAADAEGNVYFTDQPNDKIIRWSAGTGEFSTFSDKPGRSNGLYFDKEGNLIAAADEHNQLWSFDKSGNHTVLIKDYEGKLLNGPNDIWIAPSGGMYITDPLYERDYWTRNPEMQQDGQYLYYLSPDRRQFYRVDEELTQPNGIIGTPDGKKLYVADIGAGKTYVYDIGADGKLSNKKLFAPMGSDGMTIDNKGNVYLTGKGVTVFNKKGEQIAHIPIDEGWTANVTFGGKDRKTLFITAMDSVYGLKMNVKGVK from the coding sequence ATGAAGCACCACCACAAGATTGTAACATGCCTGAGCGCTGCCTTACTACTTCTCTGGCCAGCGCTGGTTTCCGCACAGATCGTAGACAAGGAATCGATAGTAGCCAAAGGGGCGAAGGTAGAACTACTCGGCGATGGGTACAAGTTTACAGAAGGCCCCGCGGCAGACGCGGAAGGCAATGTGTACTTCACCGACCAGCCCAACGACAAGATCATCCGCTGGTCGGCGGGCACGGGCGAGTTCAGCACGTTCTCTGATAAACCGGGGCGCTCCAACGGCCTGTACTTTGATAAAGAAGGCAACCTTATCGCGGCGGCAGACGAGCACAACCAACTGTGGTCCTTCGACAAGTCCGGAAACCACACCGTGCTGATCAAGGACTATGAAGGCAAGTTGCTGAACGGGCCGAACGATATATGGATTGCCCCCTCGGGCGGCATGTACATCACAGACCCGCTCTACGAGAGAGACTACTGGACGCGCAACCCGGAGATGCAGCAGGATGGCCAGTACCTCTACTACCTCAGCCCGGACCGCCGCCAGTTTTACAGGGTTGACGAAGAGCTGACACAGCCAAACGGCATCATCGGCACGCCAGACGGAAAGAAACTGTACGTAGCCGATATCGGGGCAGGCAAAACCTATGTGTACGACATCGGAGCGGACGGTAAACTCTCCAACAAGAAACTGTTCGCCCCGATGGGCTCTGACGGCATGACCATCGACAACAAGGGAAATGTATACCTCACCGGGAAGGGGGTGACCGTTTTCAACAAAAAGGGGGAGCAGATAGCCCATATACCCATCGATGAAGGCTGGACGGCAAACGTGACATTCGGAGGCAAAGACCGGAAGACGCTTTTCATCACGGCCATGGACAGCGTATATGGCTTAAAAATGAACGTGAAAGGCGTGAAATAG
- a CDS encoding DUF2798 domain-containing protein: protein MKKRFLAPQLKRRLLLLAVISLLLASALEIYTFGFTSGFVVRWMRSFFVFFVLISATVLAIVPAVNYIVKKLTK from the coding sequence ATGAAAAAACGATTCCTGGCGCCGCAACTCAAACGAAGGCTACTCCTGCTGGCCGTGATCAGCCTGCTGCTGGCCTCCGCCCTGGAAATCTACACCTTTGGCTTCACCTCTGGCTTTGTGGTGCGGTGGATGCGCAGCTTCTTCGTGTTCTTTGTGCTGATCTCAGCCACGGTGCTGGCCATTGTGCCCGCGGTGAACTATATCGTCAAAAAGCTAACGAAATAA
- a CDS encoding B12-binding domain-containing radical SAM protein produces the protein MEKPSILLLTPPLTQLNTPYPATAYLKGFLTGRGYKVTQADMGIELVLRMFSRQGLQQIFNAIEAGDYELSDNSLRMLRLKREYLQTIEPVIRFLQNKDSTLAQQISYSRFLPEAARFDQVEDIDWAFGSMGISDRARYLATLYLEDLGDLIKETVCPYFAFSRYAVSLAMSATHFDPLEEALQTAPNLVDQLLLELLEEQLQAAQPDVVGFSVPFPGNLYGGLRMAQYIKQQHPHIKTVMGGGYPNTELRTLREPRLFQYLDFVTLDDGEGPWLKLLEHLQGQRPQNQLQRTFLLQQGEVVYINNCTDADVPHTEIGTPDYSDLPLVDYLSVIDVINPMHRLWSDGRWNKLTIAHGCYWKRCSFCDITLDYINRYEVAPAALLVDRIEQIIAQTGQTGFHFVDEAAPPAPLRDMAIELIRRGVKISWWGNIRFEKTFSPDLCRLLAASGCIAVSGGLEVASDRLLALMEKGVSIDQVARVTDAFTQAGIMVHAYLMYGFPTQTAQETIDSLEVVRQLFVNNVIQSGYWHRFSMTAHSPVGKSPEKYGVVKSGPEEGLFANNDLWHDDPTGTDHELFGPGLAKAIYNYMHGVGLEQPPSFWFDFKVPRVKTKPDLIYNAIQQAPKPDAERRNARVLWLGNRPEIEFTMMAKKGQTIERCVLTFYEKGEDFQVKTTASIGQWLFGVLQQVNTDSTETVLLKQLEASFPTDAHLSFTEFLSSPSWFELREKGLLLL, from the coding sequence TTGGAGAAACCATCCATCCTGCTCCTGACGCCACCGCTCACGCAGCTCAACACGCCCTACCCGGCCACCGCCTATCTGAAGGGCTTCCTGACCGGCCGTGGCTACAAAGTAACCCAAGCCGACATGGGCATTGAGCTGGTGCTGCGGATGTTTAGCCGCCAGGGGCTGCAGCAGATTTTCAACGCCATTGAGGCCGGGGATTACGAATTATCGGACAACAGCCTGCGGATGCTGCGCCTGAAGCGGGAGTATCTGCAGACGATAGAGCCCGTTATCCGGTTCCTGCAGAACAAAGACAGTACCCTGGCCCAGCAAATCAGCTACAGCCGTTTTCTGCCGGAGGCGGCGCGCTTCGACCAGGTGGAGGACATCGACTGGGCCTTTGGCAGCATGGGCATCTCAGACCGCGCCCGCTACCTCGCCACGCTGTACCTGGAGGACCTCGGCGACCTGATCAAGGAAACCGTGTGCCCGTACTTCGCCTTCAGCCGCTACGCCGTGAGCCTGGCCATGTCGGCCACCCACTTCGACCCGCTGGAGGAGGCCCTGCAGACAGCGCCCAACCTGGTGGACCAACTGCTGCTGGAACTGCTGGAGGAGCAACTGCAGGCGGCTCAACCGGATGTAGTGGGCTTCTCTGTTCCCTTCCCCGGCAACCTGTATGGCGGGCTCCGGATGGCGCAGTACATCAAACAGCAACACCCGCATATAAAAACGGTGATGGGCGGCGGCTACCCCAACACCGAGCTGCGCACCTTGCGCGAGCCGCGCCTGTTTCAGTACCTCGATTTTGTGACGCTGGACGACGGCGAAGGCCCCTGGCTGAAACTGCTGGAGCACCTGCAGGGGCAGCGGCCGCAAAACCAGTTGCAGCGCACGTTCCTGCTGCAGCAGGGCGAAGTGGTCTATATAAACAACTGTACCGACGCCGACGTGCCGCACACCGAAATCGGCACACCCGACTACAGCGACTTGCCTTTGGTTGATTATTTATCGGTCATAGACGTCATCAACCCGATGCACCGCCTCTGGAGCGACGGACGCTGGAACAAACTCACCATCGCGCACGGCTGCTACTGGAAACGCTGCTCTTTCTGCGACATCACCCTGGACTATATAAACCGCTACGAGGTGGCCCCGGCCGCGCTGCTGGTTGACCGCATCGAGCAGATTATCGCGCAGACGGGGCAAACGGGCTTCCATTTTGTGGACGAGGCAGCCCCGCCCGCCCCGCTCCGCGACATGGCCATCGAACTCATCCGAAGGGGCGTGAAAATCTCGTGGTGGGGGAACATCCGTTTTGAGAAGACATTTTCGCCGGACCTTTGCCGCCTGCTGGCCGCCTCGGGCTGCATCGCTGTGTCGGGTGGCTTGGAAGTGGCCTCTGACCGGCTGCTGGCGCTGATGGAGAAAGGCGTGAGCATCGACCAGGTGGCGCGGGTAACGGATGCGTTTACGCAGGCAGGCATCATGGTGCACGCCTACCTCATGTATGGCTTCCCGACGCAGACGGCCCAGGAAACGATTGACTCGCTGGAGGTGGTGCGGCAACTGTTCGTAAACAACGTGATTCAGTCCGGCTACTGGCACCGCTTTAGTATGACGGCGCATAGCCCCGTGGGGAAAAGCCCGGAGAAATACGGCGTGGTGAAGTCGGGTCCGGAAGAGGGGCTTTTTGCCAACAACGACCTCTGGCACGACGACCCCACCGGCACCGACCATGAGCTGTTCGGGCCGGGATTGGCAAAGGCCATCTATAACTATATGCACGGCGTGGGGCTGGAGCAGCCGCCTTCGTTCTGGTTCGATTTCAAGGTTCCACGTGTGAAGACCAAACCCGACCTGATATATAACGCCATCCAGCAAGCACCCAAGCCCGACGCCGAGCGCCGAAACGCCCGGGTGCTGTGGCTGGGCAACCGGCCGGAGATAGAATTTACCATGATGGCGAAGAAGGGGCAGACGATTGAGCGCTGCGTGCTTACCTTTTATGAGAAAGGCGAGGATTTTCAGGTGAAGACGACCGCCAGCATCGGCCAGTGGCTGTTCGGCGTGCTGCAGCAGGTAAACACCGACAGTACCGAAACCGTGCTGCTGAAACAACTGGAAGCCTCATTCCCGACAGACGCCCACCTCAGCTTCACCGAGTTCCTGAGTTCCCCAAGTTGGTTCGAGCTGCGCGAAAAAGGGCTGCTGCTTCTGTAA
- the uvrB gene encoding excinuclease ABC subunit UvrB, protein MDFQLTSEFKPTGDQPKAIQQLTEGINNGEAAQVLLGATGTGKTFTMANVIQNVGKPTLVLCHNKTLAAQLYGEFKQFFPNNAVEYFISYYDYYQPEAYIASSDVFIEKDLQINEEIEKLRLHTTSALLSGRRDIVVVASVSCIYGIGNPEEFGKNVLYLAPGQRYSRNNLLYTFVQILYSRTEAEFTRGTFRVKGDTVDIFPAYADFAYRLYFFGDELEQIHRIDPASGKKLSDEKAITLYPANLFVTGKDTLHQAINEIQFDLVAQHEYFLKEDRPAEAKRIKERTEFDLEMIRELGYCSGIENYSRYFDRRAPGTRPFCLLDYFPDDYMMVIDESHATLPQVRAMWGGDRSRKVALVEYGFRLPAAMDNRPLTFNEFESMVRQVVYVSATPGDYEIQKSEGVVVEQIIRPTGLLDPEIEVRPSTNQVDDLLEEIDERVKEGARVLVTTLTKRMAEELTKYLDRLHIKAKYLHSEVKTLDRVEILRELRLGLIDVLVGVNLLREGLDLPEVSLVAILDADKEGFLRDQRSLIQTMGRAARNEKGKVIMYADRMTGSMQRAIDETNRRRATQMAYNQEHGITPRTILKSNEEVFEQTAVADARKKEVKMYAGAGEVSIAAEPVVQLMKREELEKLIKSTEKQMEAAAKDLDFLQAAKYRDEIAELRNLLKTKRD, encoded by the coding sequence ATGGATTTTCAGCTAACATCCGAATTCAAACCGACCGGCGACCAGCCGAAAGCGATACAACAACTCACCGAGGGCATCAACAACGGAGAGGCGGCGCAGGTGCTGCTGGGGGCCACCGGCACGGGCAAGACCTTCACCATGGCCAACGTGATTCAGAATGTGGGCAAGCCCACGCTGGTGCTGTGCCACAACAAAACGCTGGCCGCGCAGCTCTACGGGGAGTTCAAGCAGTTTTTCCCCAACAACGCTGTCGAGTACTTTATATCCTATTACGACTATTACCAGCCCGAAGCCTATATAGCCTCTTCGGATGTGTTCATCGAAAAGGACCTTCAAATAAACGAGGAGATCGAGAAGCTGCGGCTGCACACCACTTCGGCGCTGCTCTCGGGCCGCCGCGACATTGTGGTGGTGGCGTCGGTGTCGTGTATATATGGCATCGGTAATCCGGAGGAGTTTGGGAAGAACGTGCTGTACCTGGCCCCGGGACAGCGCTACAGCCGCAATAACCTCCTGTATACCTTTGTGCAGATCCTCTACAGCCGCACCGAGGCCGAGTTTACACGTGGAACATTCCGGGTGAAGGGCGACACGGTGGACATCTTCCCTGCCTACGCCGATTTTGCCTACCGCCTTTACTTCTTCGGCGATGAGTTGGAGCAGATACACCGCATTGACCCGGCTTCGGGCAAAAAGCTGTCGGATGAGAAGGCGATCACGCTGTACCCGGCCAACCTCTTCGTGACCGGCAAAGACACCCTGCACCAGGCCATCAATGAGATACAGTTTGACCTGGTGGCGCAGCACGAGTACTTCCTGAAAGAGGACCGTCCGGCGGAGGCCAAACGCATCAAAGAGCGCACCGAGTTTGACCTCGAGATGATCCGCGAGCTGGGATACTGCTCCGGCATCGAGAACTACTCCCGCTACTTCGACCGCCGCGCCCCCGGCACACGGCCGTTCTGCCTCCTCGACTATTTCCCGGACGACTATATGATGGTGATTGACGAGAGCCACGCCACGCTGCCGCAGGTGCGCGCCATGTGGGGCGGCGACCGCTCACGCAAAGTGGCCCTGGTGGAGTACGGCTTCCGGCTGCCCGCCGCCATGGACAACCGCCCGCTCACGTTCAACGAGTTTGAGAGCATGGTGCGCCAGGTGGTCTATGTGAGCGCCACCCCCGGCGATTACGAGATACAAAAATCAGAGGGCGTGGTGGTGGAGCAGATCATCCGCCCTACCGGCCTGCTGGACCCGGAGATAGAAGTGCGGCCTAGCACCAATCAGGTAGACGACCTGCTGGAGGAGATAGACGAGCGTGTGAAGGAAGGTGCCCGCGTGCTGGTGACTACGCTGACCAAGCGCATGGCCGAAGAGCTGACCAAATACCTCGACCGTCTCCATATCAAAGCCAAGTACCTGCACTCGGAGGTGAAGACGCTGGATAGGGTAGAGATTCTGCGGGAGCTGCGCCTGGGCCTGATTGACGTGCTGGTGGGCGTAAACCTGCTGCGCGAGGGCCTCGACCTGCCGGAGGTAAGCCTGGTGGCGATACTGGACGCAGACAAAGAGGGCTTCCTGCGTGACCAGCGCTCGCTGATACAGACCATGGGCCGGGCTGCCCGAAACGAGAAAGGTAAAGTGATTATGTACGCCGACCGCATGACGGGCTCTATGCAGCGTGCCATCGATGAGACAAACCGCCGCCGCGCCACGCAGATGGCCTACAACCAGGAGCACGGCATCACACCGCGCACCATCCTTAAATCGAATGAGGAGGTGTTTGAGCAGACCGCTGTAGCTGACGCCAGGAAAAAAGAAGTGAAGATGTACGCGGGCGCGGGAGAAGTGTCTATTGCTGCCGAGCCGGTGGTGCAGTTGATGAAGCGCGAAGAACTGGAAAAGCTCATCAAGTCAACAGAAAAACAAATGGAAGCCGCCGCCAAGGACCTCGACTTTTTGCAGGCCGCCAAGTACCGCGACGAGATTGCGGAGCTGCGCAACCTGCTGAAGACGAAGCGGGACTAA